A window of Rhododendron vialii isolate Sample 1 chromosome 13a, ASM3025357v1 contains these coding sequences:
- the LOC131314596 gene encoding putative pentatricopeptide repeat-containing protein At3g05240 → MQLNPPIPTLTLKQLNQIRAQILTSTKPTTLNSLLRSLAHSKHPQNALTLFTHMLQNPSSHDYSTFTHALKACSSLRALWTGLQIHARAVKSGHLADIFIQNSMIHFYFRESEIVGGCRVFDEIVCPDVVSWTSIVSGLFKAGFERESIVRFCDMDVEPNAASLVSVLSACSRLRAVTLGKAVHGYCLKNLVEDNIILDNAVLDFYLKCGSLRSARYLFVAKMSDRDVISWTIMVSGFANRGFCDEAVSLFGDMLDRGQVEPNEATIVSVLSACSSLSALSWGRWVHTYVSTRHDLMVDGNVGNALINMYSKGGDMGMAVRVFDAVIRKDVVSWSTVISGMAMNGFGVHALPLFSLMLVRGVCPDDVTFLGLLSACSHGGMIDQGLMLFKAMTDVYGIVPQMQHYACVVDMYSRAGLLKEGEDFIQKMPVQADGTVWGALLNACRVHGNEEMFGRISRHISTAEAVSIGTYALLSNTYASSRRWEDASEVRDVMRSMGLKKMAGYSWIEAETSIPT, encoded by the coding sequence ATGCAACTAAACCCTCCAATCCCCACTCTCACACTCAAACAGCTGAACCAAATCCGCGCCCAAATCCTAACATCAACCAAACCCACAACCCTAAACTCACTCCTACGCTCTCTCGCTCACTCAAAACACCCTCAAAACGCCCTAACCCTCTTCACCCACATGCTCCAAAACCCTTCTTCCCACGACTACTCCACCTTCACGCACGCCCTCAAGGCATGCTCCTCCCTCCGCGCCCTCTGGACGGGCCTCCAAATCCACGCCCGCGCCGTGAAGTCCGGCCACCTCGCCGACATCTTCATTCAGAACTCAATGATTCATTTCTATTTCCGCGAAAGCGAAATCGTTGGTGGTTGCAGAGTGTTCGACGAGATTGTGTGCCCCGATGTTGTTTCGTGGACATCGATCGTTTCGGGGCTTTTTAAGGCTGGGTTTGAGAGGGAAAGCATTGTTAGGTTCTGTGACATGGATGTGGAGCCTAATGCTGCTTCACTTGTTAGTGTTTTATCTGCTTGTTCTAGGTTAAGAGCTGTTACGCTTGGTAAAGCCGTTCATGGGTATTGTTTAAAGAATTTGGTTGAAGATAATATTATCTTGGATAATGCagttttggatttttatttGAAGTGTGGGTCTTTAAGGAGCGCTCGGTACCTGTTTGTTGCGAAAATGTCTGATAGGGATGTAATTTCTTGGACTATAATGGTGAGTGGTTTTGCGAATAGGGGGTTTTGCGATGAGGCGGTTAGTCTTTTTGGGGATATGTTGGATAGAGGACAGGTTGAGCCGAATGAGGCTACGATAGTCAGTGTCTTGTCAGCATGTTCTTCGCTTTCTGCCTTAAGTTGGGGTCGATGGGTGCACACCTATGTCAGCACACGACATGATCTTATGGTGGATGGCAATGTGGGGAATGCTTTGATCAACATGTATAGCAAGGGTGGCGATATGGGTATGGCAGTTAGGGTATTTGACGCGGTTATACGCAAGGATGTAGTGTCGTGGAGTACTGTTATTAGCGGAATGGCCATGAATGGCTTTGGCGTGCATGCTTTGCCCCTGTTCTCGCTCATGTTAGTTCGTGGGGTATGTCCGGACGATGTAACGTTTCTTGGGTTATTATCTGCTTGTAGTCATGGGGGAATGATTGATCAAGGGTTGATGTTGTTCAAAGCCATGACTGATGTATATGGAATTGTGCCGCAAATGCAGCACTATGCTTGTGTTGTCGATATGTACAGTCGAGCAGGGCTGTTGAAGGAAGGGGAGgatttcattcaaaaaatgccCGTGCAAGCAGATGGAACAGTTTGGGGTGCATTGCTTAATGCTTGCAGAGTTCATGGGAATGAGGAGATGTTTGGGCGGATCTCACGTCATATTTCAACTGCTGAAGCTGTGAGCATTGGAACTTATGCTTTGTTGTCCAACACATACGCTAGTTCCAGGAGGTGGGAAGATGCGAGTGAGGTTAGGGATGTGATGAGAAGTATGGGGTTGAAGAAGATGGCTGGATATAGCTGGATTGAGGCTGAGACATCCATCCCAACGTAA